In one Streptomyces sp. NBC_01241 genomic region, the following are encoded:
- a CDS encoding rhomboid family intramembrane serine protease, with protein sequence MIDRRAAAGRLTSGLLRTVTSGGPSVTHALIALCCLVFLISPLSGFNPSYGNADALLAAQAGYFEQWGVIPSELWDGSGRALLTPLTALFVHGSWLHLLGNMLFLYVFGVMTEERMGRTEFTFFYVACGYLALVAYAAAHATSDETLVGASGAISAVLGAFLYLFPRARVTSLFPFLFFLPLRFPAWIVLIFWFALQWLAVQRAGSGGPGVAYLAHVVGFALGFLYAWGRYRRTDRVKSPARATEGESQP encoded by the coding sequence ATGATCGATCGGCGTGCCGCGGCCGGCAGACTGACCAGTGGACTCCTGCGGACTGTCACCTCGGGCGGACCGTCCGTGACCCACGCCCTGATCGCCCTGTGCTGCCTGGTCTTCCTGATCAGTCCGCTCTCCGGCTTCAATCCGTCCTACGGCAACGCCGACGCCCTGCTCGCCGCCCAGGCGGGGTACTTCGAACAATGGGGCGTGATCCCGAGCGAGCTGTGGGACGGCTCCGGACGCGCCCTGCTCACCCCGCTCACCGCCCTCTTCGTGCACGGCAGCTGGCTGCATCTGCTCGGCAACATGCTCTTCCTGTACGTGTTCGGGGTGATGACCGAGGAACGCATGGGCCGTACCGAGTTCACCTTCTTCTACGTCGCCTGCGGCTACCTCGCCCTGGTCGCCTACGCCGCCGCGCACGCCACGTCCGACGAGACGCTCGTCGGCGCGTCGGGGGCGATCTCGGCGGTGCTCGGGGCGTTCCTCTACCTGTTCCCCAGGGCCCGGGTCACGAGCCTGTTCCCGTTCCTCTTCTTCCTGCCGCTGCGCTTCCCCGCCTGGATCGTGCTGATCTTCTGGTTCGCCCTGCAGTGGCTGGCGGTCCAGCGCGCGGGCAGCGGAGGGCCGGGGGTGGCGTATCTGGCCCATGTGGTCGGCTTCGCCCTCGGCTTTCTCTACGCCTGGGGGCGTTACCGGCGTACGGATAGAGTGAAGTCACCAGCCAGGGCCACCGAGGGAGAAAGTCAGCCGTGA
- a CDS encoding Lrp/AsnC family transcriptional regulator gives MITAIVLIKTSVDRIPEIAEAIAALDSVSEVFSVTGTYDLIAMVRVAKHDDLADVIPGRISKIPGVEATDTHVAFRTYSQHDLEAAFAIGLDA, from the coding sequence GTGATCACCGCGATCGTGCTCATCAAAACCAGCGTGGACCGGATTCCCGAGATCGCCGAAGCCATCGCCGCGCTGGACAGCGTCAGCGAGGTCTTCTCGGTCACTGGTACCTACGACCTGATCGCCATGGTCCGGGTGGCCAAGCACGACGACCTGGCGGACGTCATCCCGGGCCGGATCAGCAAGATCCCCGGCGTCGAGGCCACCGATACGCATGTGGCGTTCCGTACGTACTCGCAGCATGACCTGGAGGCCGCCTTCGCCATCGGCCTCGACGCGTAG
- a CDS encoding aminotransferase class V-fold PLP-dependent enzyme, which produces MSVFAAAADQSLCTPLPVLGKDVSVPLVTGGEVTYAALDYAASAPALQRVWDDVAAYAPYYGSVHRGAGYLSQLSTDLFENSRATVAEFLGCRAEDQVIFTRSTTDSLNLLAAVVPADCQVFVYETEHHASLLPWRDAQVTYLNAPRTPAQAVETLERALADRDPYGPALVCVTGASNVTGELWPVKELAAAAHAHGARIVLDAAQLAPHHPVDITDLDVDWIAFSGHKLYAPFGSGVLAGRADWLRDAEPYLAGGGASRRVARRGDGGVDVEWHTTAARHEAGSPNVIGVYSIASACKALTEAGFDNLVAREQHLVTAVRTGLAEVPEVKVLSLFGDDAPRVGVISFVVEGWNSSHFAAALSAEYGIGVRDGLFCAHPLVRTLLGSDPQEAGECGAPEAGPGERSLNAIRVSFGAGTPDEHIERFVRAVKELVSEGAQWKYRTEDGRCVPDRGAAKL; this is translated from the coding sequence ATGTCTGTCTTCGCCGCTGCCGCCGACCAGTCGCTTTGTACCCCTCTGCCGGTTCTGGGTAAGGATGTATCGGTTCCGCTCGTCACGGGTGGCGAGGTCACGTACGCCGCTCTCGACTACGCCGCCAGCGCCCCGGCGTTGCAGCGGGTCTGGGACGACGTCGCCGCGTACGCCCCGTACTACGGCAGCGTCCACCGCGGTGCCGGGTACCTTTCGCAGCTCTCCACGGACCTCTTCGAGAACAGCCGCGCGACGGTCGCGGAGTTCCTCGGATGCCGCGCCGAGGACCAGGTGATCTTCACCCGGTCGACCACCGACTCCCTGAACCTGCTGGCCGCCGTCGTCCCCGCCGACTGCCAGGTCTTCGTGTACGAGACTGAGCACCACGCCTCGCTGCTGCCCTGGCGCGACGCCCAGGTGACCTACCTGAACGCCCCGCGCACCCCGGCCCAGGCCGTCGAGACGCTGGAGCGGGCGCTCGCCGACCGCGACCCCTACGGCCCCGCGCTGGTCTGTGTCACCGGGGCCTCCAACGTCACCGGTGAGCTGTGGCCGGTCAAGGAGCTGGCGGCTGCCGCGCACGCGCACGGTGCCCGGATCGTGCTGGATGCCGCGCAGCTCGCCCCGCACCACCCCGTCGACATCACGGACCTGGACGTCGACTGGATCGCCTTCTCCGGGCACAAGCTGTACGCGCCGTTCGGCTCCGGCGTGCTCGCGGGCCGGGCCGACTGGCTGCGGGACGCCGAGCCGTACCTGGCCGGCGGCGGCGCCTCGCGCAGGGTCGCCCGGCGCGGCGACGGCGGTGTGGACGTCGAGTGGCACACCACCGCGGCCCGGCACGAGGCCGGTTCCCCCAACGTCATCGGCGTGTACTCCATCGCCTCCGCCTGCAAGGCGCTCACCGAGGCCGGCTTCGACAACCTGGTCGCCCGGGAGCAGCACCTCGTCACCGCGGTCCGGACCGGTCTCGCCGAGGTCCCCGAGGTCAAGGTGCTCTCGCTGTTCGGCGACGACGCCCCGCGGGTCGGCGTCATCTCCTTCGTGGTGGAGGGCTGGAACAGCTCGCACTTCGCCGCCGCGCTCTCCGCCGAGTACGGCATCGGGGTCCGCGACGGACTGTTCTGCGCACACCCGCTGGTCCGCACCCTGCTGGGCAGCGACCCGCAGGAGGCCGGCGAGTGCGGCGCGCCGGAGGCCGGGCCGGGCGAGCGGTCACTGAACGCGATCCGCGTGAGCTTCGGGGCCGGTACGCCGGACGAGCACATCGAGCGCTTCGTCCGCGCGGTCAAGGAGCTGGTGAGCGAGGGCGCCCAGTGGAAGTACCGCACCGAGGACGGCCGATGCGTCCCGGACCGGGGCGCAGCGAAGCTCTGA
- the trpD gene encoding anthranilate phosphoribosyltransferase, which produces MNVVTPVGGDSVADRSWPGLLNPLLRGENLTADDTAWAMDRIMSGEASDVQIAGFAVALRAKGETVGEVSGLVRAMYEHAHTIHVPGRTVDIVGTGGDLAKTVNISTMSAIVIAGTGAKVVKHGNRASSSASGSSDVLERLGVNLELSAQRVVEVAEEAGITLCFAVKFHPALRYVARARKELGAPTTFNILGPLTNPAKVRSQAIGVADLRMAPIVAGVLAERGNSALVFRGDDGLDELTTTATSRVWVVRDGSVREEAFDPRDVGLELVPPQALRGGDPSYNADVARRVLAGEHGPAREAVLLNSAAALVALDPTDGRLNEQIAAGIEKAAESIDSGAARQALERWVAVSNA; this is translated from the coding sequence ATGAACGTTGTGACCCCGGTCGGCGGCGACAGCGTGGCGGACCGTTCCTGGCCCGGCCTGCTGAACCCGCTGCTGCGTGGCGAGAACCTGACCGCGGACGACACCGCGTGGGCGATGGACCGCATCATGAGCGGTGAGGCGAGCGATGTGCAGATCGCCGGTTTCGCGGTGGCCCTGCGGGCCAAGGGCGAGACGGTCGGCGAGGTGTCCGGCCTGGTGCGCGCGATGTACGAGCACGCCCACACCATCCACGTACCCGGTCGTACCGTCGACATCGTCGGCACCGGCGGCGACCTCGCCAAGACGGTCAACATCTCCACGATGTCGGCGATCGTCATCGCGGGCACCGGCGCCAAGGTCGTCAAGCACGGCAACCGCGCCTCCTCGTCGGCGAGCGGTTCCTCCGACGTGCTGGAGAGACTCGGCGTCAACCTGGAGCTCAGTGCGCAGCGGGTCGTCGAAGTCGCCGAGGAAGCGGGCATCACCCTCTGCTTCGCGGTGAAGTTCCACCCCGCTCTGCGCTACGTGGCCAGGGCCCGCAAGGAACTCGGTGCCCCGACGACGTTCAACATCCTGGGGCCGCTCACCAACCCGGCGAAGGTGCGCTCGCAGGCCATCGGCGTCGCCGATCTGCGGATGGCGCCCATCGTCGCCGGTGTCCTCGCCGAGCGCGGCAATTCGGCGCTGGTCTTCCGCGGTGACGACGGCCTGGACGAGCTGACGACGACCGCGACGTCACGCGTCTGGGTGGTCCGGGACGGATCGGTGCGCGAGGAGGCGTTCGACCCGCGCGACGTCGGTCTGGAACTGGTGCCGCCACAGGCGCTGCGCGGTGGCGACCCCTCGTACAACGCGGACGTGGCCCGCCGGGTGCTGGCGGGCGAGCACGGGCCGGCGCGGGAGGCCGTGCTGCTCAACTCCGCGGCGGCACTGGTGGCCCTGGACCCGACGGACGGCAGGCTCAACGAGCAGATCGCCGCCGGGATCGAGAAGGCCGCCGAGTCCATCGACTCGGGAGCGGCCCGGCAGGCACTGGAGCGCTGGGTGGCGGTCAGCAACGCCTGA
- the qcrB gene encoding cytochrome bc1 complex cytochrome b subunit, with protein MSTATTNTPGAAAPGNRKAPAGERVADWADGRLGIYSLAKANMRKIFPDHWSFMLGEIALYSFIIIILTGVYLTLFFHPSMNEVVYHGSYEPMQGIKMSEAYASTLDISFDVRGGLLVRQIHHWAALIFLAGMFVHMMRVFFTGAFRKPREINWLFGFLLFVLGMFTGFTGYSLPDDLLSGTGVRFTQGAILSMPVVGTYISMFLFGGEFPGHDFVARFYSIHILLLPGIMLGLLVAHLILVFYHKHTQFAGPGRTNKNVVGMPLLPVYMAKAGGFFFLVFGIIAIIAAIASINPIWAIGPYRPDQVSTGAQPDWYMGFAEGLIRVMPGWEINLWGHTLVLGVFIPLMVFGLVLAVIAVYPFIESWISGDKREHHILDRPRNAPTRTAFGVAWITEYVIVFIGGGNDLWATHFHLSLNAISWFIRIFIFVGPVLAFIATRRICLGLQRRDKEKVLHGRESGMIKRLPHGEFVEIHEPLGPEQLHTLTAHEQYKPVEIGPTVDENGVERKVSALQKLRAKLSKGYYGEDNQIAKPTVEEYKEITSGHGHH; from the coding sequence ATGAGTACTGCGACCACGAACACACCCGGTGCCGCCGCACCGGGCAATCGCAAGGCGCCCGCCGGCGAGCGGGTGGCCGACTGGGCGGACGGCCGGCTCGGGATCTACTCCCTGGCCAAGGCCAACATGCGCAAGATCTTCCCGGACCACTGGTCCTTCATGCTCGGTGAGATCGCCCTCTACAGCTTCATCATCATCATCCTCACGGGTGTGTATCTGACGCTGTTCTTCCACCCGAGCATGAACGAGGTCGTGTACCACGGCTCGTACGAGCCGATGCAGGGCATCAAGATGTCCGAGGCCTACGCCTCGACACTGGACATCAGCTTCGACGTCCGCGGTGGCCTGCTGGTTCGCCAGATCCACCACTGGGCCGCGCTGATCTTCCTGGCCGGCATGTTCGTGCACATGATGCGCGTCTTCTTCACGGGTGCGTTCCGCAAGCCGCGTGAGATCAACTGGCTGTTCGGCTTCCTGCTGTTCGTGCTGGGTATGTTCACCGGCTTCACCGGCTACTCGCTCCCGGACGACCTGCTGTCCGGTACGGGTGTCCGCTTCACCCAGGGCGCGATCCTGTCGATGCCGGTCGTCGGCACGTACATCTCGATGTTCCTGTTCGGCGGCGAGTTCCCCGGCCACGACTTCGTCGCCCGGTTCTACTCGATCCACATCCTGCTGCTGCCGGGCATCATGCTCGGCCTGCTGGTGGCGCACCTGATCCTGGTCTTCTACCACAAGCACACGCAGTTCGCGGGTCCCGGCCGCACCAACAAGAACGTCGTCGGCATGCCGCTGCTGCCGGTGTACATGGCGAAGGCCGGTGGCTTCTTCTTCCTGGTCTTCGGCATCATCGCCATCATCGCGGCCATCGCCTCGATCAACCCGATCTGGGCCATCGGCCCGTACCGCCCGGACCAGGTGTCCACCGGCGCCCAGCCCGACTGGTACATGGGCTTCGCCGAGGGTCTGATCCGAGTGATGCCCGGCTGGGAGATCAACCTCTGGGGTCACACGCTCGTCCTGGGTGTGTTCATCCCGCTGATGGTCTTCGGGCTGGTGCTCGCGGTCATCGCGGTCTACCCGTTCATCGAGTCCTGGATCAGCGGGGACAAGCGCGAGCACCACATCCTGGACCGCCCGCGCAACGCCCCGACCCGGACGGCCTTCGGCGTCGCCTGGATCACCGAGTACGTCATCGTCTTCATCGGCGGTGGCAACGACCTGTGGGCCACGCACTTCCACCTGTCGCTGAACGCCATCTCCTGGTTCATCCGGATCTTCATCTTCGTGGGACCGGTCCTCGCGTTCATCGCCACTCGGCGGATCTGCCTCGGCCTCCAGCGCCGTGACAAGGAGAAGGTGCTGCACGGGCGTGAGTCCGGCATGATCAAGCGCCTGCCGCACGGTGAGTTCGTCGAGATCCACGAGCCGCTCGGCCCCGAGCAGCTGCACACGCTCACCGCGCACGAGCAGTACAAGCCGGTCGAGATCGGCCCGACGGTCGACGAGAACGGTGTCGAGCGCAAGGTGTCCGCCCTGCAGAAGCTGCGTGCCAAGCTCAGCAAGGGGTACTACGGCGAGGACAACCAGATCGCCAAGCCCACCGTCGAGGAGTACAAGGAGATCACCAGCGGCCACGGTCACCACTGA
- the qcrA gene encoding cytochrome bc1 complex Rieske iron-sulfur subunit, giving the protein MSSQEIPDENLPAEQDHAHGAVAVADDPFADPGLPAHKPRIQDIDERAAKRSERTVALMFTLSMLATVGFIASYVIFPVDKIVYIWPFGHVSALNFSLGLTLGVALFAIGAGAVHWARTLMSDVEVADDRHAIQAEPEVKAKVLADFAAGAQESALGRRKLIRNTMFGALALVPLSGVVLLRDLGPLPEKKLRNTLWAKGKQLINMNTMLPLRPEDVAVGSLTFAMPEGLTEEAEDFQNQIAKAALMIIRIEPKNIKDKREREWAHEGIVAFSKICTHVGCPISLYEQQTHHVLCPCHQSTFDLSDGARVIFGPAGHALPQLRIGVNSEGNLEALGDFEEPVGPAFWERG; this is encoded by the coding sequence ATGAGTAGCCAAGAGATTCCAGACGAGAACCTGCCCGCTGAGCAGGACCACGCGCACGGCGCGGTAGCGGTCGCGGACGACCCGTTCGCCGACCCGGGGCTGCCGGCCCACAAGCCGCGCATCCAGGACATCGACGAACGTGCCGCGAAGCGCTCCGAGCGCACCGTCGCGCTCATGTTCACGCTGTCCATGCTGGCGACGGTCGGCTTCATCGCCTCCTACGTCATCTTCCCGGTCGACAAGATCGTGTACATCTGGCCCTTCGGCCATGTGAGCGCGCTCAACTTCTCCCTGGGTCTGACCCTGGGCGTGGCCCTCTTCGCGATCGGCGCAGGTGCCGTCCACTGGGCGCGCACCCTGATGTCCGACGTGGAGGTCGCCGACGACCGGCACGCCATCCAGGCCGAGCCCGAGGTCAAGGCGAAGGTTCTCGCCGACTTCGCGGCAGGTGCCCAGGAGTCCGCGCTCGGTCGGCGCAAGCTGATCCGCAACACCATGTTCGGCGCGCTGGCCCTGGTGCCGCTCTCCGGTGTGGTGCTGCTGCGCGACCTCGGTCCGCTGCCGGAGAAGAAGCTCCGCAACACCCTGTGGGCCAAGGGCAAGCAGCTCATCAACATGAACACGATGCTGCCGCTGCGTCCCGAGGACGTCGCCGTCGGTTCGCTGACCTTCGCCATGCCCGAGGGGCTGACGGAGGAAGCGGAGGACTTCCAGAACCAGATCGCCAAGGCCGCGCTGATGATCATCCGCATCGAGCCGAAGAACATCAAGGACAAGCGCGAGCGCGAGTGGGCCCACGAGGGCATCGTGGCCTTCTCCAAGATCTGCACCCACGTCGGCTGCCCGATCAGCCTGTACGAGCAGCAGACGCACCACGTGCTCTGCCCGTGCCACCAGTCCACCTTCGACCTCTCCGACGGCGCCCGCGTCATCTTCGGTCCGGCCGGTCATGCCCTTCCGCAGCTGCGGATCGGCGTGAACAGCGAGGGCAACCTCGAGGCGCTCGGTGACTTCGAAGAGCCCGTCGGTCCTGCATTCTGGGAGCGCGGATGA
- the qcrC gene encoding cytochrome bc1 complex diheme cytochrome c subunit, whose translation MKKLSARRRHPLAAVVVLLLALAATGGLYAAFAPASKAQADETAQSLAIDEGKKLYSVGCASCHGIGGQGTTDGPSLVGVGSAAVDFQVGTGRMPAQQPGAQVPKKKVIYSQAEIDQLAAYVASLGAGPIVPTKSQVNPAGADIAKGGELFRTNCAQCHNFTGQGGALTNGKYAPSLEGVDPKHMYEAMQTGPQAMPSFPDTTMPEQQKRDIIAYVQTVNSGQTENPGGLSLGGLGPVSEGLFAWIFGLGALIALAIWVAAHTAKAKKS comes from the coding sequence GTGAAAAAGCTCTCCGCACGACGACGCCATCCGTTGGCGGCGGTCGTCGTACTACTCCTCGCGCTGGCGGCTACCGGGGGGCTGTACGCCGCGTTTGCGCCCGCGAGTAAGGCGCAGGCCGACGAAACCGCCCAGTCCCTCGCCATCGACGAGGGCAAGAAGCTGTACTCCGTCGGTTGCGCCAGCTGCCACGGAATCGGCGGTCAGGGCACCACCGACGGGCCGAGCCTGGTGGGCGTGGGCTCTGCCGCCGTGGACTTCCAGGTCGGCACGGGCCGCATGCCGGCGCAGCAGCCGGGTGCCCAGGTACCGAAGAAGAAGGTCATCTACAGCCAGGCCGAGATCGACCAGCTCGCGGCGTACGTCGCGTCGCTCGGCGCCGGTCCGATCGTTCCGACCAAGAGCCAGGTCAACCCTGCCGGCGCGGACATCGCCAAGGGTGGCGAACTGTTCCGTACCAACTGCGCGCAGTGCCACAACTTCACCGGTCAGGGCGGTGCGCTGACGAACGGCAAGTACGCGCCCAGCCTCGAAGGCGTGGACCCGAAGCACATGTACGAGGCCATGCAGACCGGCCCGCAGGCCATGCCGTCCTTCCCGGACACGACGATGCCCGAGCAGCAGAAGCGCGACATCATCGCCTACGTCCAGACCGTGAACAGCGGCCAGACCGAGAACCCGGGCGGTCTCTCGCTGGGCGGCCTGGGGCCGGTCAGCGAAGGCTTGTTCGCCTGGATCTTCGGGCTCGGCGCCCTGATCGCACTTGCCATTTGGGTCGCGGCCCACACCGCTAAGGCCAAGAAGTCATGA
- the ctaE gene encoding aa3-type cytochrome oxidase subunit III, producing the protein MSSVATATTVETGHAHPSVNRPNLTSVGTIIWLSSELMFFAALFAMYFTLRSVMGPAHWKEMASALNFPFSATNTTILVLSSLTCQLGVFAAERGDVKKLRTWFVITFVMGAIFIGGQIFEYTELVKVDGLSLSSDPYGSVFYLTTGFHGLHVTGGLIAFLLVLGRTYAAKRFTHEQATAAIVVSYYWHFVDVVWIGLFATIYMIK; encoded by the coding sequence ATGTCGAGCGTGGCGACAGCAACGACAGTAGAAACCGGGCACGCGCACCCGTCGGTCAATCGACCGAACCTCACCAGCGTCGGAACCATCATCTGGTTGAGTTCCGAGCTGATGTTCTTCGCGGCCCTCTTCGCGATGTACTTCACCCTGCGATCGGTGATGGGACCAGCGCACTGGAAGGAAATGGCTTCGGCCCTGAACTTCCCGTTCTCTGCGACGAACACCACGATCCTGGTGCTCTCCTCACTCACCTGCCAGCTCGGCGTCTTTGCCGCGGAGCGGGGCGATGTGAAGAAGCTCCGTACTTGGTTCGTGATCACTTTCGTGATGGGTGCGATCTTCATCGGAGGCCAGATCTTCGAGTACACCGAGCTGGTGAAGGTGGACGGCCTCTCGTTGTCCTCCGACCCGTACGGCTCGGTGTTCTACCTGACGACCGGCTTCCACGGGCTGCACGTGACAGGCGGTCTCATCGCCTTCCTGCTCGTTCTGGGCAGGACATACGCAGCCAAGAGGTTCACCCACGAACAGGCCACCGCAGCCATCGTCGTGTCCTATTACTGGCACTTCGTCGATGTCGTGTGGATCGGCCTCTTCGCCACGATCTACATGATCAAGTAA